The following proteins are co-located in the Nilaparvata lugens isolate BPH chromosome 14, ASM1435652v1, whole genome shotgun sequence genome:
- the LOC120354146 gene encoding transmembrane protein 107-like: MKNFEILIVLSLAIGLLAIELTGFIFGLSMFMPAASVLSIGCHASAAIALSYALFDSWDSSIYWTVFALFSVPPGLVEVINAVNILVLKRV; this comes from the exons AATTCTGATCGTACTATCTTTGGCAATCGGATTACTGGCTATTGAATTAACCGGATTTATTTTTGGGTTATCAATGTTCATGCCAGCTGCCTCTGTTCTAT CCATAGGATGTCACGCATCAGCTGCCATAGCTCTGTCCTATGCTCTGTTCGACAGCTGGGATAGCTCTATCTACTGGACAGTATTCGCTCTCTTTTCAGTGCCTCCTGGATTGGTTGAAGTTATAAATGCAGTCAACATATTGGTGCTAAAACGCGTCTAA